A single window of Oncorhynchus clarkii lewisi isolate Uvic-CL-2024 chromosome 10, UVic_Ocla_1.0, whole genome shotgun sequence DNA harbors:
- the LOC139418449 gene encoding vascular endothelial zinc finger 1-like isoform X1 translates to MEPSWSTFLFQQANEALHHQHQVAQNSLLPLLNSGNEPVDQKPVMPILLDQKPPASAAELLKDNVACGTGSGRGPMPVVKKEHKSKTPFICGYCNKAFRDSYHLRRHESCHTGVKMVSRPKKTAQTAPTMVPLISTLPRENSGQPSYISTIAGILTTATPSVSSASSIMSPASMINIPQQNQPKRPSKPVKKNHGCEMCGKAFRDVYHLNRHKLSHSDEKPYECPICQQRFKRKDRMTYHVRSHDGGVHKPYVCSVCGKGFSRPDHLSCHVKHVHSSERPFKCQVTACTSAFATKDRLRSHMIRHEGKVTCNICGKMLSAAYITSHLKTHGQTNFNSSNKGDWQWNSSGGQKDSNDVHNSASATPVTGSAPITTTMNRGNSINNPVTIASQMNISTNTVNVSLQHPVTITGPINIASINIPTTAHMNISHPLAISTPMAMTMSGPLNIAMRSMESMPFLSQVLPSSPPW, encoded by the exons CAGGCCAATGAAGCCCTCCACCACCAGCACCAGGTGGCCCAGAACAGCCTGCTGCCGCTGCTCAACTCTGGGAATGAGCCGGTGGACCAGAAGCCTGTAATGCCCATCCTCCTGGACCAGAAACCCCCTGCCAGTGCCGCCGAGCTCCTCAAAGACAATGTGGCCTGCGGGACTGGCAGCGGCAGGGGACCCATGCccgtggtgaagaaggagcacAAGAGCAAGACACCCTTCATCTGCGGCTACTGCAACAAGGCCTTCCGTGACAGCTACCACCTGCGTCGCCACGAATCCTGCCACACGGGTGTCAAGATGGTGTCCCGGCCCAAGAAGACGGCTCAGACAGCCCCCACCATGGTGCCTCTCATCTCCACCCTGCCCAGGGAGAATAGTGGGCAGCCCTCCTACATATCCACCATCGCAGGCATCCTCACCACGGCCACCCCCTCTGTGTCTTCAGCCTCCAGCATCATGTCTCCAGCCTCCATGATCAATATACCCCAGCAGAACCAGCCCAAAAGGCCTTCCAAGCCAGTGAAGAAGAACCACGGCTGTGAGATGTGTGGCAAGGCCTTCCGAGACGTCTACCACCTGAACCGTCACAAGCTGTCCCACTCGGACGAGAAGCCCTACGAGTGCCCCATCTGCCAGCAGCGTTTCAAGAGGAAGGACCGCATGACCTACCACGTGCGCTCTCACGACGGAGGAGTCCACAAGCCCTATGTCTGTTCCGTGTGTGGGAAAGGCTTCTCCAG gcCAGACCACCTGAGCTGCCACGTGAAGCACGTCCACTCCTCAGAAAGACCATTCAAATGCCAAGtaacg gccTGTACTTCTGCCTTCGCCACCAAAGACAGACTGCGCTCCCACATGATCCGACATGAAGGGAAGGTCACCTGCAACATCTGCGGCAAGATGCTGAGCGCAGCCTACATCACCAGCCATCTAAAGACACACGGCCAGACCAACTTTAATTCCTCTAACAAAG GGGACTGGCAGTGGAACTCCTCAGGGGGACAAaaag ACAGTAATGATGTCCACAACTCTGCCTCAGCCACACCTGTAACAGGCTCCGCCCCCATCACCACCACGATGAACCGGGGAAACTCCATCAACAACCCCGTCACCATAGCGTCGCAGATGAACATTTCCACCAACACGGTGAACGTCAGCCTCCAGCACCCAGTCACCATCACTGGACCCATCAACATCGCCTCGATCAACATCCCTACCACGGCACACATGAATATTTCCCACCCTCTGGCCATCAGTACCCCAATGGCCATGACAATGTCCGGGCCCCTCAACATCGCCATGAGGTCCATGGAGAGTATGCCTTTTCTATCCCAAGTCCTGCCTTCGTCCCcaccctggtaa
- the LOC139418449 gene encoding vascular endothelial zinc finger 1-like isoform X2 yields the protein MEPSWSTFLFQQANEALHHQHQVAQNSLLPLLNSGNEPVDQKPVMPILLDQKPPASAAELLKDNVACGTGSGRGPMPVVKKEHKSKTPFICGYCNKAFRDSYHLRRHESCHTGVKMVSRPKKTAQTAPTMVPLISTLPRENSGQPSYISTIAGILTTATPSVSSASSIMSPASMINIPQQNQPKRPSKPVKKNHGCEMCGKAFRDVYHLNRHKLSHSDEKPYECPICQQRFKRKDRMTYHVRSHDGGVHKPYVCSVCGKGFSRPDHLSCHVKHVHSSERPFKCQVTACTSAFATKDRLRSHMIRHEGKVTCNICGKMLSAAYITSHLKTHGQTNFNSSNKDSNDVHNSASATPVTGSAPITTTMNRGNSINNPVTIASQMNISTNTVNVSLQHPVTITGPINIASINIPTTAHMNISHPLAISTPMAMTMSGPLNIAMRSMESMPFLSQVLPSSPPW from the exons CAGGCCAATGAAGCCCTCCACCACCAGCACCAGGTGGCCCAGAACAGCCTGCTGCCGCTGCTCAACTCTGGGAATGAGCCGGTGGACCAGAAGCCTGTAATGCCCATCCTCCTGGACCAGAAACCCCCTGCCAGTGCCGCCGAGCTCCTCAAAGACAATGTGGCCTGCGGGACTGGCAGCGGCAGGGGACCCATGCccgtggtgaagaaggagcacAAGAGCAAGACACCCTTCATCTGCGGCTACTGCAACAAGGCCTTCCGTGACAGCTACCACCTGCGTCGCCACGAATCCTGCCACACGGGTGTCAAGATGGTGTCCCGGCCCAAGAAGACGGCTCAGACAGCCCCCACCATGGTGCCTCTCATCTCCACCCTGCCCAGGGAGAATAGTGGGCAGCCCTCCTACATATCCACCATCGCAGGCATCCTCACCACGGCCACCCCCTCTGTGTCTTCAGCCTCCAGCATCATGTCTCCAGCCTCCATGATCAATATACCCCAGCAGAACCAGCCCAAAAGGCCTTCCAAGCCAGTGAAGAAGAACCACGGCTGTGAGATGTGTGGCAAGGCCTTCCGAGACGTCTACCACCTGAACCGTCACAAGCTGTCCCACTCGGACGAGAAGCCCTACGAGTGCCCCATCTGCCAGCAGCGTTTCAAGAGGAAGGACCGCATGACCTACCACGTGCGCTCTCACGACGGAGGAGTCCACAAGCCCTATGTCTGTTCCGTGTGTGGGAAAGGCTTCTCCAG gcCAGACCACCTGAGCTGCCACGTGAAGCACGTCCACTCCTCAGAAAGACCATTCAAATGCCAAGtaacg gccTGTACTTCTGCCTTCGCCACCAAAGACAGACTGCGCTCCCACATGATCCGACATGAAGGGAAGGTCACCTGCAACATCTGCGGCAAGATGCTGAGCGCAGCCTACATCACCAGCCATCTAAAGACACACGGCCAGACCAACTTTAATTCCTCTAACAAAG ACAGTAATGATGTCCACAACTCTGCCTCAGCCACACCTGTAACAGGCTCCGCCCCCATCACCACCACGATGAACCGGGGAAACTCCATCAACAACCCCGTCACCATAGCGTCGCAGATGAACATTTCCACCAACACGGTGAACGTCAGCCTCCAGCACCCAGTCACCATCACTGGACCCATCAACATCGCCTCGATCAACATCCCTACCACGGCACACATGAATATTTCCCACCCTCTGGCCATCAGTACCCCAATGGCCATGACAATGTCCGGGCCCCTCAACATCGCCATGAGGTCCATGGAGAGTATGCCTTTTCTATCCCAAGTCCTGCCTTCGTCCCcaccctggtaa